In Brucella melitensis bv. 1 str. 16M, a genomic segment contains:
- a CDS encoding F0F1 ATP synthase subunit B, translated as MDATFWAFIALVIFVAIVVYMKVPGMIGRTLDERADRIKKELEEARTLREEAQQLLAEYHRKRKEAEKEAGDIVASAEREAKALLEEAKRATEEYVARRNKLAEQKIATAETDAINAVRASAVDLAVAAAGSILAEKVDAKAAGNLFNDALAQVKSHLN; from the coding sequence ATGGACGCAACATTCTGGGCATTTATTGCTCTCGTCATCTTCGTTGCCATCGTGGTTTACATGAAGGTTCCGGGCATGATCGGACGCACGCTCGATGAGCGCGCGGACCGTATCAAGAAGGAACTGGAAGAAGCCCGCACATTGCGTGAGGAAGCCCAGCAATTGCTGGCCGAATATCATCGCAAGCGCAAGGAAGCCGAAAAGGAAGCAGGCGATATCGTCGCTTCCGCCGAGCGTGAAGCAAAGGCTCTCCTGGAAGAGGCCAAGCGTGCGACGGAAGAATATGTCGCTCGCCGCAACAAGCTCGCCGAGCAGAAGATCGCAACGGCTGAAACCGATGCCATTAATGCCGTACGCGCTTCCGCTGTCGATCTGGCGGTTGCTGCTGCTGGCAGCATCCTTGCCGAAAAGGTCGATGCCAAGGCAGCCGGAAACCTGTTCAATGACGCTCTTGCTCAGGTGAAGTCGCACCTGAACTGA
- a CDS encoding PA0069 family radical SAM protein — translation MAVIHQAEIIGQADRLAFGAGRAEHANAVIGEAGLRIDHARRRGRGAGINPSGRFEPTVRQEFDDGWATLEELPAFKTDVQIEKPRTIITRNDSLDISFDRSINPYRGCEHGCIYCFARPTHSYMGLSAGLDFETRLFAKPDAPRLLERELARPGYQPKTIAIGTNTDPYQPVEKKWRIMREILEVLEAANHPVGIVTKSALVVRDIDILSRMAEKGLAKVALSVTTLDAHLARTMEPRASTPSLRLQAIRRLTDAGIPASVMMGPVIPGINDHEIERILDAAYAQGAREAGYVLLPLEVAPLFKDWLLRNYPDRYRHVMSLVRSMRDGKDYDAEWGKRMRGTGPYAWQIGRRFEIAARKLGFNTQRLRLRTDLFEPIQKGGKQLSLF, via the coding sequence ATGGCAGTCATCCATCAGGCAGAGATTATCGGGCAGGCAGACAGGCTCGCCTTTGGTGCGGGCCGGGCCGAACATGCCAATGCGGTGATCGGCGAAGCGGGCCTGCGCATTGACCATGCAAGGCGGCGCGGGCGTGGTGCGGGCATCAATCCGAGCGGGCGCTTCGAGCCGACGGTGCGTCAGGAATTCGACGATGGCTGGGCCACGCTGGAAGAGCTGCCTGCATTCAAGACCGACGTACAGATCGAGAAGCCGCGCACCATCATCACACGCAATGATTCTCTCGATATTTCCTTCGACCGCTCCATCAATCCCTATCGCGGCTGCGAACATGGCTGCATCTATTGTTTCGCCCGGCCCACCCATAGCTATATGGGCCTTTCCGCCGGTCTCGATTTTGAAACCCGCCTCTTCGCCAAGCCGGACGCGCCGCGCCTTCTGGAACGCGAGCTTGCCAGGCCCGGCTATCAGCCAAAGACAATCGCCATTGGCACCAATACCGATCCTTATCAGCCAGTCGAGAAGAAATGGCGCATCATGCGTGAAATTCTCGAAGTGCTGGAGGCAGCCAATCATCCAGTGGGCATCGTTACCAAATCGGCGCTCGTGGTGCGCGATATCGACATATTGAGCCGCATGGCTGAAAAGGGGCTCGCCAAGGTGGCGCTTTCGGTGACAACGCTCGACGCACATCTGGCGCGCACCATGGAACCGCGCGCCTCGACACCGAGCCTTCGCCTGCAAGCCATCCGCAGGCTCACCGATGCGGGCATTCCCGCTTCGGTGATGATGGGACCAGTCATTCCCGGCATCAACGACCACGAGATAGAACGCATTCTGGATGCAGCCTATGCGCAAGGTGCGCGCGAGGCAGGCTATGTGCTCCTGCCGCTGGAAGTGGCGCCGCTCTTCAAGGACTGGCTCCTGCGCAACTACCCGGACCGTTACCGCCATGTCATGTCGCTGGTACGCTCCATGCGCGACGGCAAGGATTATGATGCGGAATGGGGCAAGCGTATGCGCGGTACCGGCCCCTATGCCTGGCAGATCGGCCGCCGCTTCGAGATCGCCGCGCGCAAGCTCGGCTTCAACACCCAGCGGCTGCGCCTGCGCACCGACCTGTTTGAGCCCATCCAGAAAGGCGGAAAACAGCTTTCGCTATTTTGA
- a CDS encoding membrane protein: MPQLIFLLLIIAAAWYGYRSFKREAARVSQRVRQAEKEAQNRAHGTLVQDPKTGEYYVRKD; the protein is encoded by the coding sequence ATGCCCCAGCTTATATTCCTGCTGCTGATCATCGCCGCCGCGTGGTACGGCTACCGCTCGTTCAAGCGTGAGGCGGCGCGCGTTTCGCAGCGTGTCCGGCAGGCCGAAAAGGAAGCACAGAACCGTGCCCATGGCACGCTGGTGCAAGATCCCAAGACCGGCGAATATTACGTCCGCAAGGATTGA
- a CDS encoding 4-(cytidine 5'-diphospho)-2-C-methyl-D-erythritol kinase encodes MTAFQNAGPSITRLAPAKINLALHVTGRRDDGYHLLDMLVVFADQGDRIHIEKAGSDSFTVSGPFASGIPAGRGNLVLKARDALRQHGGPDLSPVAIHLEKNLPIASGIGGGSSDAAATLLALNTLWQLDLDFEMLAAIGLSLGADLPMCLHGAAHGTPLIARGIGEELNDVSGIAALPMLLVNDGTALATPDVFRALTRRENAPLPPPACEGTDALCAYLRETRNDLLPAAISLAPQIEPKLALLRAKGALYARMSGSGATCFAIFSDKSALTRAAKEIADENPGWFAVPSHSFPSRA; translated from the coding sequence ATGACAGCATTCCAGAACGCCGGACCATCGATAACGCGCCTTGCGCCTGCAAAGATCAATCTGGCGCTGCATGTGACCGGGCGACGTGACGACGGCTATCATCTTCTCGACATGCTGGTGGTCTTTGCCGATCAGGGCGATCGCATCCACATCGAAAAAGCCGGCAGCGACAGTTTTACGGTCAGCGGCCCTTTTGCAAGCGGCATCCCCGCCGGGCGGGGCAATCTGGTGCTGAAAGCGCGCGATGCGCTGCGCCAGCATGGCGGGCCAGACCTTTCACCTGTTGCCATTCATCTGGAAAAGAACCTGCCTATTGCTTCCGGCATTGGCGGCGGATCGAGCGATGCGGCAGCAACCCTGCTTGCGCTCAACACGCTCTGGCAACTCGATCTCGATTTTGAAATGCTGGCCGCTATCGGCCTTTCCCTCGGTGCAGACCTTCCCATGTGCCTGCATGGCGCAGCCCATGGCACACCGCTGATCGCGCGCGGCATTGGTGAAGAGCTGAACGATGTTTCCGGAATTGCGGCCCTTCCCATGCTGCTCGTCAATGACGGTACCGCGCTTGCCACGCCCGACGTGTTCCGCGCGCTCACCCGCCGCGAGAACGCCCCCCTGCCGCCTCCGGCCTGTGAAGGGACAGACGCCCTTTGCGCCTATCTGCGTGAAACACGCAATGATCTTCTGCCCGCAGCCATCAGCCTTGCACCGCAGATCGAACCCAAACTCGCCCTGCTTCGCGCCAAGGGTGCACTTTATGCGCGAATGTCCGGCTCCGGCGCAACATGCTTTGCCATTTTTAGCGATAAATCAGCCCTGACACGCGCGGCAAAAGAGATTGCGGATGAAAATCCGGGCTGGTTTGCAGTTCCTTCGCACAGCTTTCCTTCCAGAGCCTGA
- a CDS encoding ribonuclease HII, whose amino-acid sequence MKRSASDSPLLFDLPLAPDFSQEQQLMKRGLKHIAGIDEAGRGPLAGPVVAAAVVLDQNDLPEGLDDSKRLTAARREALYEIILTKAITVSVASLSARSIDASDIRKAALEAMRRAVIGLTLKPCHALVDGRDVPPGLPCPGSALVKGDQRSVSIAAASIVAKVTRDRMMIRAGAAHPPYGLEIHAGYATQKHRAAIESEGPVPGLHRYTFAPIKGRFDC is encoded by the coding sequence ATGAAACGCTCGGCTTCTGATTCTCCGCTTCTCTTCGATCTTCCCCTCGCGCCTGATTTTTCACAAGAGCAGCAGCTCATGAAGCGCGGCCTGAAACATATTGCGGGCATTGACGAGGCTGGGCGCGGCCCCTTGGCCGGGCCGGTCGTCGCCGCGGCAGTGGTGCTCGACCAGAACGATCTTCCCGAAGGGCTGGACGATTCCAAGCGGCTCACAGCCGCAAGGCGCGAAGCGCTTTATGAAATCATTCTGACCAAGGCGATCACGGTTTCGGTGGCAAGCCTCAGCGCCCGCAGTATCGACGCCAGCGATATCCGCAAGGCGGCACTTGAGGCCATGCGCCGCGCCGTCATCGGCCTGACGCTCAAGCCATGCCATGCGCTGGTCGACGGGCGGGACGTGCCTCCCGGCCTGCCCTGCCCCGGTTCGGCTCTGGTGAAAGGCGATCAGCGTTCCGTCTCGATTGCCGCCGCGTCTATCGTGGCCAAGGTCACACGAGACCGCATGATGATCCGCGCTGGCGCCGCGCATCCGCCTTATGGGCTGGAAATCCATGCCGGCTATGCCACCCAAAAACACCGCGCGGCCATTGAAAGCGAAGGGCCCGTTCCGGGTCTTCATCGCTATACATTCGCACCGATCAAAGGCCGCTTCGACTGTTAG
- a CDS encoding F0F1 ATP synthase subunit C, producing the protein MEAEAAKYIGAGLACFGMAGTALGLGNIFGQYLSGALRNPSAADSQFGRLVFGFAVTEALGIFSLLIALLLLFAV; encoded by the coding sequence ATGGAAGCGGAAGCAGCAAAGTACATCGGCGCCGGTCTCGCCTGTTTCGGTATGGCCGGTACGGCTCTCGGCCTCGGCAACATCTTCGGCCAATACCTCTCCGGCGCTCTGCGCAACCCGTCCGCTGCTGACAGCCAGTTCGGCCGTCTGGTGTTCGGTTTCGCCGTTACGGAAGCTCTGGGCATCTTCTCGCTGCTCATCGCGCTTCTGCTCCTCTTCGCCGTCTAA
- a CDS encoding ATP synthase subunit translates to MARGAEPEKPSGTIKDAKREPGSGELDQRLNRLEAELAKKGVLKQPASEEERSETSSSVAQAMKLSSEFIAGILVGALIGWFLDRYAGTSPWGLIVLLLLGFGAGTLNVLRSAGYVAEQGNNKSSAEKDDRK, encoded by the coding sequence ATGGCGCGCGGGGCTGAACCCGAAAAGCCATCCGGTACCATCAAGGATGCGAAGAGAGAACCCGGTTCCGGGGAGTTGGACCAGCGTTTGAACCGACTTGAAGCCGAATTGGCCAAAAAGGGTGTTCTGAAGCAGCCGGCTTCCGAAGAGGAGCGATCGGAGACATCAAGCTCGGTCGCGCAGGCCATGAAGCTTTCCAGCGAGTTTATCGCGGGAATCCTGGTCGGTGCGCTGATCGGCTGGTTTCTTGATCGCTACGCCGGTACATCGCCTTGGGGATTGATCGTATTACTCCTCCTGGGCTTTGGGGCTGGCACCCTCAACGTACTCCGTTCCGCAGGATATGTTGCCGAACAAGGCAACAATAAGTCTAGCGCGGAAAAGGATGACAGGAAATAA
- a CDS encoding F0F1 ATP synthase subunit A, whose protein sequence is MANDPIHQFQVSRWIPIDVGGVDLSFTNVSAFMVATVVLASGFLYLTSSGRGLIPTRLQSVSEMAYEFVATSLRDSAGSKGMKFFPFVFSLFMFVLVANFIGLFPYFYTVTSQIIVTFALSLLVIGTVIFYGFFKHGFGFLKLFVPSGVPGIIVPLVVLIEIISFLSRPISLSVRLFANMLAGHITLKVFAGFVVSLSSLGALGIGGAVLPLLMTVAITALEFLVAFLQAYVFTVLTCMYINDAVHPGH, encoded by the coding sequence GTGGCGAACGATCCGATCCATCAGTTCCAGGTTTCCCGGTGGATTCCCATCGACGTAGGCGGTGTGGACCTTTCATTCACGAATGTTTCGGCCTTCATGGTTGCAACCGTCGTGCTTGCTTCGGGTTTCCTTTATCTGACCTCTTCGGGCCGCGGCCTTATCCCGACCCGCCTGCAGTCGGTTTCGGAAATGGCCTATGAATTCGTGGCGACAAGCCTGAGAGATTCGGCAGGGTCGAAGGGCATGAAGTTCTTCCCTTTCGTCTTCTCGCTCTTCATGTTCGTCCTCGTTGCCAATTTCATCGGCCTGTTTCCCTACTTCTATACGGTGACGAGCCAGATCATCGTGACCTTCGCACTGTCGCTTCTGGTCATCGGTACGGTCATCTTCTACGGTTTCTTCAAGCACGGCTTCGGCTTCCTCAAGCTTTTCGTGCCAAGCGGCGTTCCGGGCATCATCGTGCCGCTCGTCGTCCTGATTGAAATCATCTCGTTCCTGTCGCGTCCGATCAGCCTTTCGGTTCGTCTTTTCGCCAACATGCTCGCTGGCCACATCACGCTCAAGGTTTTCGCCGGTTTCGTGGTTTCGCTGAGCTCGCTTGGCGCGCTTGGCATCGGTGGCGCTGTTCTGCCGCTCCTGATGACGGTTGCGATCACGGCTCTCGAATTCCTGGTGGCTTTCCTCCAGGCATATGTCTTTACCGTTCTCACCTGCATGTACATCAACGACGCTGTGCATCCGGGACACTGA
- a CDS encoding F0F1 ATP synthase subunit B has translation MFVSTAFAQTATESQPASTAGEHGAADAVHTETGVAHDAGHGSGVFPPFDSTHYASQVLWLAITFGLFYLFLSRVVLPRIGGVIETRRDRIAQDLEQAARLKQDADNAIAAYEQELAQARSKAASIAEAAREKGKGEADAERASAEAVLESKLKEAEERIAAIKAKAMSDVGNIAEETMATIVEQLLGLTADKASVSEAVKAIRASNA, from the coding sequence ATGTTCGTGTCCACGGCGTTTGCCCAAACCGCCACCGAATCGCAACCGGCATCTACTGCTGGCGAGCACGGCGCAGCCGATGCTGTGCACACCGAAACCGGGGTCGCGCACGATGCCGGACACGGCAGCGGCGTATTCCCTCCGTTCGATTCCACCCATTACGCCTCGCAGGTTCTCTGGCTCGCCATCACGTTCGGGCTTTTCTACCTATTCTTGTCGCGCGTGGTTCTGCCGCGTATCGGCGGCGTGATCGAAACCCGCCGCGACCGCATCGCCCAGGATCTGGAGCAGGCTGCGCGTCTGAAGCAGGATGCCGACAACGCCATCGCCGCTTATGAGCAGGAACTGGCCCAGGCCCGCAGCAAGGCTGCTTCAATCGCAGAAGCCGCCCGCGAAAAGGGCAAGGGCGAAGCGGATGCCGAACGCGCTTCCGCCGAGGCCGTTCTGGAAAGCAAGCTCAAGGAAGCCGAAGAGCGTATTGCTGCGATCAAGGCCAAGGCCATGAGCGACGTCGGCAATATCGCCGAGGAAACCATGGCAACGATCGTCGAACAGCTTCTGGGCCTGACGGCTGACAAGGCTTCTGTTTCGGAAGCCGTCAAGGCCATCCGGGCCTCGAACGCCTGA
- a CDS encoding S49 family peptidase encodes MPGLLKRLIPRRFRAVETEIPVVRLHGAIMTGGTSLRPTLSLASTAGILEKAFADKHAPAVAISINSPGGAPVQSRLIYRRIRDLAAEHQKKVFVFVEDVAASGGYMIALAGDEIIADPSSIVGSIGVVSASFGFPELLKKIGVERRVYTAGSNKVTLDPFQPEKAEDIERLKALQLEIHATFIDMVKERRAGKLGDNPDLFSGLFWTGTTAASLGLIDGLGDMLSFLRKTYGDKVKLKLIQPQRGLLGRKLPGIGMDSGSVEPAQIAAHLGDGLLCVAEEKAIWARYGL; translated from the coding sequence TTGCCCGGTCTGTTGAAACGCCTTATTCCCCGCCGTTTTCGCGCCGTGGAAACGGAAATCCCCGTCGTGCGCCTGCATGGCGCAATCATGACCGGCGGCACATCCTTGCGGCCCACGCTTTCGCTCGCATCGACGGCCGGTATTCTGGAAAAGGCCTTTGCCGACAAGCATGCCCCTGCGGTTGCCATATCCATCAATTCGCCGGGCGGCGCGCCGGTGCAATCGCGCCTGATCTATCGCCGCATCCGCGATCTTGCCGCGGAACATCAAAAGAAGGTTTTCGTCTTCGTGGAAGATGTGGCGGCCTCCGGCGGCTACATGATCGCGCTTGCGGGCGACGAAATCATCGCCGACCCCTCCTCCATCGTTGGCTCCATCGGCGTCGTTTCGGCCTCTTTCGGCTTTCCCGAATTGCTGAAGAAGATCGGTGTGGAGCGGCGTGTCTATACGGCGGGCAGCAACAAGGTGACACTCGATCCGTTCCAGCCGGAAAAGGCCGAGGACATCGAACGGCTGAAAGCACTTCAGCTTGAAATCCACGCCACCTTCATCGACATGGTGAAGGAGCGGCGCGCCGGCAAGCTTGGCGACAATCCCGATCTTTTCAGCGGCCTGTTCTGGACCGGCACCACCGCCGCCTCGCTCGGCCTCATCGACGGGCTTGGCGACATGCTCAGTTTTCTGCGCAAGACCTATGGCGACAAGGTGAAACTGAAGCTCATCCAGCCGCAACGCGGCCTTCTGGGCCGCAAGCTGCCCGGCATCGGCATGGATTCAGGCAGTGTCGAGCCAGCGCAAATCGCCGCCCATCTTGGCGACGGGCTGCTTTGTGTCGCGGAAGAAAAAGCAATCTGGGCACGCTATGGGCTTTGA